The DNA segment aaaaacaacaaaacaccccactgtggtggattgacctgttggatgccaggtgcccaccaaggccgctctatcactcccctcctcagcaggacaggggagagaaaatataacaaaaagctcatgggttgacataaggacagggagatcactcagctattaccgtcacaggcaaaacagactcaacttggggaaattaatttaatttactgccaatcaaatcagagctgggtaatgagaaataaaaacaaatcttaaacccccacccctcccttctccccgggctcaacttcactccccatttctctgcctcctcccctcaagcggcacaggatggggatgggggttgaggtcagttcatcacacgttgtctctgccgctccttcctcctcagcgggaggcctcctcacactcttcccctgctccagcgtggggtccctcccatgggagacggTCCTCCACAagcttctccaatgtgggtccttcccacaggctgcagttcctcacaaactgctccagcgtgggtcccttccacggggtgcagtccttcaggaacagactgctccagcatggatcccCCATGGGggcacaagtcctgccagcaaacctgctccagtgtgggctcctctcttcatgggtccacaggtcctgccaggagcctgctccagcatgggcttcccacagggtcaaagcctcctttgggcacccacctgctctggtgtggggtcctctacaggctgcaggtggctatctgctccaccatggacctccatgggctgcaggggaatctctgctcccgCACCTAGAGcgcctcctccccttccttcttcactgacttaggtgtctgcagagttgtttctctcacatgttctcactcctttctccagctgctgttctgccgtacttttttttttttctcctttaaatttgttatcccagaggtgctaccactgtcgctgatgggctcggccttggccagtggcaggtccgtCTTgtagctggctggcattggctctatcagacatgggggaagcttctagcagcttctcagagaaaccacccctgtagcccccccactaccaaaaccttgccatgcaaacccaatataTTCCACCCTTTGCCTCAGTGAATCACATATTTAAGAATTATCATGAAAATCCGTATTCATCACACCATCTTCACAATCTTCATTCACATCAACAAAAAAGAACTCCCCACACCAAAATCAATATAACATCATCACAATACCGAATGAAAGCGGATAATTTACACACAACCCGCCCCTCATCCCTTCACCATAATTACAACAAAAATTCCCCACAACCATTCCACTTTTCATTCTCTAGCTGAGTTCAGTCCATATTTTGCCTGTTACCTCTCCCAAATACCACCCTTATCTCAAATTCCTCGTGCCCTACTTTGGATGCCAAAAAGGACTGCAGTGGGTTGATCTttgctggatgccaggtgcccaccaagtcactgtcctggctctgtccgcttcccacccccccacctcttGCCCACTCCCAGTCCACCAGTCCTAGGTTGGAGAGAGACAGTGGTGATGCTGTGggaccactgctcagcagcagacaAACCACTGGTGTGTtctcagccccttcccagctaccaatacaaagcacagcaccatgAGGTCTGCTAcagggaaaattaactccatctcagccagactcAACACACGGAACTGAGTGAAATCTTGACTTCAAAAAAAACGATAAAACTCCCAGTGATTTCATTGTGACCAAATTTTCAGTTATGTGCCAGTAAGACATACCAAAATTAGTTTAAGCTTTTTTCCACCCACAGAGAACCTGTCCTTGATCTCATACTTAACTTCAGAGAGGTGtcaatgtgttttgttttttttttttaaacacattagaGAAGATTAATGAACAATTCTGCATTTGTTTTAGTGCTAATCCTTTCACAGATAGACTATTTTATGAAGAGCTTCCTTTCTCCATTACAGTTgatctgcaaaaatatttgttacTGTACTATGGGAAACAGTCATCAATTTTAATCCTAAATTACTTTCAAtacatatttagttattttttgttCTTACTACAACAcccaaaatggaagaaaagacaTGAAATCATGATGTACTGAAGGTTTTATTGATGGCTAAATTGCTGTCACTTAAATCAGGCATAGCACTTTTAATTCTTATAACAGGACTAAAAAAGGAACTGGCTATTAAAGATTTACTTCTGTAAGCCTTTAAGTTGTCAAAAACATACTGTTCTGCACAAATTTCATGCTGCCAGTATACGACAGCATTCTAGCTGCATAGCTTACGTTGTACCCTTTAGTATACAGCAGAGTGATcttaaaatttatcatttttaccAGTAACACTTTTCTGAATTATGATACAAACAAAAACCATTTTCTTACTTCTTTGCAATTATGTACAGTATAAAACAAAATTCAAGGTTTGTGGTAGAAATGTGTATGATTTGATCATAATCAGAAGACAACATCAAATTCTCTGAAATAAATGACAGTAATTATTTTCTGAGATTAGACTCCCGTTCAAGATTACTTTAACTGACATTGCAACGTGACACTTTCCAGAAGCATGAAAAATACATCCAGTGGACCAGATCCTCCTCTTTTGCTTCACCCTACAACTTACATGGGTAAACCTAATGTCACTGTATATCCTACATGATCAGATACATGTGTATCACAACTCACTATCTAGGCTTACTTTGCATTAGAGAAGCACTTAAATGAAATCTGATAATCTTGATGTGTCATAAACAATACTTACAGAAGTATATGTGATGATATTCACATTACTGTCAAGTGGAAGAAAAAActgctgggaaggaaatgagcatgcaaatcaaatattaaagaatacaatttaaaaaaaagtcacactttGAACTGGGACAACATAATATAGAGCCATAAATGAGAAGTATTATTCCAAATAATAGTGCACAGCCTTTAATTTGCAAACCAAATCTTTActcaaggcacaaaaaaaatGCCCTGGCAAGTACTGCCCCAAGCTAGCAGATTCCTGCACAAGTCCAGGGAAGAAACACAGGTTCTGCAGGAGACTTTGTAATCTCCCTTCAAAGCAATAGACAgtgaaataaatgcagtttttaaagcAAGTGCCACTAGAGAGAAGATGTGCTAGAACTGTGAGCCAGAACCTCTAATTTCCCCTTCCTGATTGCAAATTATCAGAAGAAATAGACACTTctacaaaaaacacaaacaagaaaacaaaccacaacaaaaaccccaccccctTTTTCAAGTAAGTTATTCCTCTCCACTCTAGTTTCCTACAGAGGATTTCACTATAAGCAAGAAAATTCTGTGTGACACCAATGCTTCATCGATTTCTGGAATGAAGCATTAGCAGCAGTATAAAGTACACATAAGCCACAACCTGTATTCTTCCCTGTTATGttagctgaaatgaaaacagatgtaATACAGATCTAGAAAAATTCAAACTATCACccaaataaaagaattttaatcCAACTTGTAAATACCAAATACTCCCCTCCCTTTTCTGTGAAGATGCTTCAGACAATAGCTGTCACCCAAAATTCAGTTATTTATGCAGCATGGACTCCCTTAAAATGACACTGTCAAACATTCAAATTATAAATACAGGACCTCCTGTGCATCataaaagacaagacaaaaatcCTCATAATATAAACAACACTTAGTTTTACTAGCTTTTGGTAAGACACGTTGCAAGCAACTGTTATTTCTCTAACATAAATCCCAGATTTGAAAGAAGTCAGACTGGCACAGAATAGAAATAATTATTATGAACTGCTTACTATCAACACTGTGGCCACAGACAAATTCTCAGAATCTACCCAGCATGAAGTTTGCCACTGCAGCTATTAACACCGCTAGCAAAGTTGCCAACAACTGAATGGCCTGCTGACTTAatgctcttccctccctctctgaaGAGAAAGTGCTTTACAGCAGCAGACATCACAATAAGCTGTAGCAAGGAGGCTTGCATGTTTACTGCTAGTTACGTGGCTGTTTGTAAACACAATGAAAGATTTGTCCCTTCAGGAGTACAAattctctttcattcttttttttatttattttaaattccttcaTAAGATCATGGGAAGACAACAACATGTAAAATTAAGGCTGGAATGACTGAAGAGCTTTTCCTCTTAGAGCTCAGTTTTAAAAGTTCACTGTACTCTAGTGTCATATATGCTTTGGATAACTAGAAAAAACAAATTGGGGATTTACAAAGAAAGTCAACTGGTCATAACCCTCTGAACAATGCGATTTGACAGTGGTCCTTGCTATAGAAGGTCCACTCCGAAGTAAACTAAATGAAGATGAGTAGTTGCATATGAAGGCTTTCCTAGGGAAAGAAACACTTTGAAGATCCATTACATTCAACAACACAGCACTGGCAATGCTCAGCGGCTGTGTTTATAAAGCAAactacattattattattatattgtcCTGCTTCTTTCTTGATTACTCTATTACTCTGGAATTTAGTATATATACTGTCCCATTACAGTATATACCCAACATATGTACAGTAAACAATGCTGGTCTAAAATCTAGAAGTGTCACTCAAGAAATTTCCAGTAGATGGCTTCTATGCATAAATTTGCAATTAACTTTTAGAGTCAAGCAAGGGTCTTTCAGCAAACCTGGcgcaaaatatttttagacttACACTCAATAGATTTGTATAAAAAAGTAACCACCTGCACATCTATCCTTTTCATGAACTATACATGCTCCACAAAGAAATTTAACAGCTGCAGCTGGTTTGCTGGGATCAcaccaaaaaaagacaaagggaaagcgaaataaaatttattataaaaCATGTTGAAATAGCAATGACTTAGCTGACTTCCTGCTCTGCTGTTCTAGGCAGAACAAAATGCGACTGAATGCTCTCAGGAAAGCCAAAACAATATTACAGCGTAAGTATGTTGCTGCACTAAAATCGCTTTCTCTTGATAATTTCTGGTTTCCAGTTGACAGGATGAGTTTCTTCAGTctaaaggcaaaagaagaaaaatctcataagaatttatttttatcttgaaatTCACTTGTAATTAGGGTTTAAAGTATTATTCACATAGTATATATACTTTATTGCATATGTAACATTAATTACCTAATCTACTATGTAATTAATTTACCCAAATGAAACTGTGTATCACCCTGCTGTCTGAAGTACATGACAAGActtgttctggattttttttttttttttttttttttgcaaaaaagacaaaaatcaggtTGCCAATGGCATTTCAGAAACAACATTGTAGTGATcaaagcacaggaacaggaaTTCCAGAGACAGACCTTCCAGCAATATCCACATCAGTACTGGCAGATACCACAGAGTCTACAGTTCGCCCAGTTGCAAAATGGATAAAACATTCCTTATTCCTTTATATCTAAGAGCTGATCCAAGTTTAATTCAGTGCAAAAATACCAAGGTTTAATAAAAATCCTTATATTCTTTATATTGAAGACATACTCCGATAAACTATACAGCAATCTATTGTCTTCTCCATTAGAAAATGGATTCAGATTTGAGAATAACAGATTGAAAATAAGCTGTTTACTCTGATTCCAAAAATTGTGATGGCAAATGACTCATCTAGATCATATCAAGTAGTACAATAAATCTTTCAAATTTAATCTCTTTGATAATCCCTGTGTTTTAATGAATACAGACACATACAGTCCCCTACTGGCTTCAGAATGCAATGTCGATTATTATATTAAGATTTCTCCAAACTCTATCACAAAAGACTTTTGCAGAAGAGTTGATAGACCTGAGACTTATTTGTACTATGGCATAAAGTAAGAAATTAGGAGGTGCAGTAACTAGCTGCTATCCTCTTATTACTTACACATTGCTTTCAAACGTTAATAAAATGGATTACCCAAGTCTGTGCACATCCCTTATTAATATCTGTAACATTCGTTTGAAATCTGTTGATTtcatgaaaatacattaaaaagacaCTTTGACATACCGCAGTATCATCTTCTTTGTATACTTTTATGGTTTTATCAGCTTCAGCAGTTAGCAATCTGCTTTCTGACTGGTCAAATACACAAGCAAATATTCCTGATTCACTGTCCAAAGAGCCTGGCTGTACAGCTGCATGTACTCTCTGGAAATTGTATCCAGTTCTCCAGTCCCAAAGATGCATAGTACCATTATCAGCTAAAACAGACAAACGCATTTAATATTTTAACCAGTTAATTTCTATCAGTTTTCTAAAAACAGTATAATGAACAACTAAATACATCAGCTGTAACATTCATATACAATAGCTCAGTACACCCTACAAGGTTTCCCATTTTCTACTGGTTTCCTTCTTAGTTAAGAAAGGATGATGGAAGCTTCCTCAGAGTTTCATCTAGTTTTGCATCAGACAACCCAGAGAGATGATATACTACATCATAAGGCAACTGCAGCAAGTTGCTTTGGAAGCAAAGTAAGGACTGGCATTCTGAGTATCAAGCTCCCTGTTCAGTATCTCCACTAAAATTGAACAAAGAGGTATCATCCTGTCAAACAGATGACAGACTTTCAGGAGTCTGTAATGAGATCTAGGCTTAATGTCTGCAGAGGTTCTatttcaaatacaatttaaacCACGGCCAGTATTAGTGCTACTGGCATCAGATACAGGGTATTCACAGCAATCTGAACTCTGTATTCTGAAGGGCGCTCTCAAAGCaatttttcagttacaaaaccCAACCCCCTCCCAAAGCATTATCTAGCTGAAACAGATCTACTAAAAATTCCTCCAGAGCTGCCAGCTAGACAAGAAATCCAGATGTTTCGAGAAGGGTGCTTCTACAGTAAAATACTCCAAGGTAACAACTTATTTTAGTTCAGCATCAACTTCTTTGAAGTTGCTGTAGATAGCATGAGGATGTAAAGGAGTAGGTGGGAATCAACATCCAAATGTATATTCttaaaaaactaacaaacaaTATTATTAAAACAACAGGGTTTTTTATGTGGAGAAGTTAACAAGTTTTTCTAAAGCCTCAACTACTACTAGTACAAAAGTGTCCTACAAAGATATCCTAGAAGAGTCTTCAAAATAATACAGAATGAAATATGAGCCCAGTGCAGTATTTTGTAGAGTTCTTGTTCTCACTATGAATGTACCAGTTGTCAAATAGAGCTTTATCCAAATTGTAAAATCAAGGGCCACTTTTATATATACTTGAAAACGACCAAGGTAAGCTGACAATATAATTAGCTATCTTCCAATTCCTGTTTAGCCCATTTCCATTTCAATCTACAACCCTAGCCTACATGAcatggtggaggccccatccctggagacattcaacgccaggcttgatgaggctctgagcaacccgatctagttgaagatgtccgtgcttactgcaggggggttgactagatgatctttaaaggtcccttccaacccaacacattctatgattctatgacacactGTATCAAACAGGACCAAGAGCACATGGGACAAAATGGCACTAAACAGATCTCAGTATTTCAAAGTGCAACttaactactacttttttttttttatggtctggttaaaaatacagaaatactttccACAAGTATCTGCCTCTGCAAACTCATGGAACCCATCTTAAATTGTTTCATCATGTGTGATACTGTGAATTGAGTCCTATCCTTGTTTACTTGTCCAGCTTGCCCAGCTACCCAAAAGATTAGACAAGCAAAACCAAGAGGTGAAAACTCTGTCTCTGCAAGTCATGTGGTGCGATACAGCCTAGCCTCTTAAATCACCTTCCTCTGACTGCTAGAGCTCTCCCAGGATTAACCAACTTGTCTAGGACCTCAGAGGTTTGGGTTTAGCCTCCTGCTTTAATTCTGTCTTCCGATGCAATCTTGGACTGTTTTCTCTAAAGCTCACCTCTCGAGCTGTAAAATTAGCACTTCCTTTTTCCACACTATTTACTAATTTCTTGTTTACAACAGGATATACCTTAAAAACACACTTTCCATCTCCCTGCTATATAGACAATGCCTTAATGAAAAgatctgatttcagctgggatttGTAGAAACTACTTTCAAAAACGTCACTAAAAAATGGAGTACTACATGTGTACTTTGTCTTGTACAAAGATGAAACTCACAGCAACATCACATATTATGGTTTTAGTAACACATACTTCCATCAAAGTGTTTTTATTACAGTGCTTGGGTAACTAATATATAGAAAAATGCTACCTGCAATATGAGATAAACCTTCTTACATGAAATTATTCACTATCAGATACAGTAAGCATTCAGGATTCTCTTCCTAACCCCACAACACAGATACACGAACACAAGCTAGTAGTTCCCAGACTCTGAGGACTCACAGACCACTAACAATACTCTAATGTATCATATGATTATTAAATTATTGAAGTTCTTGAGTGAAAGAATTAAATCTACGTGTCACAATATACGCAAAGTTTTCTCATAGGCCTGGGAGCCAAGTGGCTAGCTTCTTTATTTCAGGATGCCTGAACATATAAAATTGCTGAGCAAACATGGCTTTGATTCACAGAGCCAAATAAAATTTGGAGATTAGCTATCAATCTTTTGAACGATACAAATATAACATCAGAAAACTCACACAGGAAGCCCTGAGACAACAGAACCAATGCATTTGTGCTGCAtaaaaaaacagggaagatttCACATTTAAATGGTACAGCAAGTTTTAACAAGATGTTTCTATGTCCTCTATTCATTCTCACTGCATCAACAAGTTACTAACAGAGCAGCAAACAAAGTGGCCGATGTCTGCCAAGCTGCTTCCAATTTCCACACCACTCCTGAGGGGACACTAATGATTCAGACTCAGGAGATCACAGAGGATACTCTGGAGCCTTGCAGCAGCAGTCAACTGAGAAGAGGAAACCTCTTCTCTGCTACAGATTAAAAGtcctttcaaatacatttttgtgcacgcagcacaaaataaatagaaataaaaagtggCCCTACTCACTATAAAATGAAGTTGTATACTGTAGCGGGCTTACAGGCTCAGATAAAGGAAAACTCAGTGAGCATCTTTGTCTAAGGACCTCCAGCCACGTATACGTGGGGGAGCAGAGAAGGGAAATATGAACACATATTTCTCATTTTACCTCCTGAGACCAGAACACCATCGGAATTTACAGCCAGCGTGTTGATAATAGCATTGTGACCAGAGAGGTTCTGAATGAAATTTCCGTCTGGGAATTTCCACTGTTTAATATTATCTGGAGAACCAGATGCAAATGtgtaactgaaagaaaataagcatagTATATTACAGTTCAAAATAGCTGTCGGGATAGCAAACATCCTGAAACTACTGTTAAATGCTAGTTGCAAACTTAATACTGAGAGtgcttttctgacatttttactTTGCATAAAATGAAGCAATTTTATGAAGTCATGAATGACCTATCTCTGTTCCATAGACTCCATAAACGTTATAAAACCTATGCCATATAGGATGTTAATAtgcaaataaacattaaaaacGCACATTAAGTGCATTAAGTCAGTTGTTATTCCAGCAAATTTTCAGGTATGACAGCATCATCAGCgaaagcatcaggaaaaaaaaacccacacaaaacaaaaaaacccaatattggCTAGTCCTCTAAAACTACACAACCAAGGATAAAGCCCTGCAAAAAAATGAACTACTAGAGATAACTTGTTTTACTGAGTTACTCAAAAATAATCAATTCCCTCATTTAACATGTGCAAGCAGCTAACAAGGTTATTTGGGTAGCACATAAAAATCCTGTAGAAATACCTTCAGTTGCTACAACGTCTAAGTGATTTGCTGTCTATTTAATAGgttattcaaaaccaaaataggttattaggaaaaaaatattgcaatagtaaaaaaatatagaaataccaaaatataaaaaaatatagaaataccaaaatataaaaaaatactaggCTGATAGTTGCTACTGCTTGATAAAAACAGTTCAAGTATTTTTTCAAAGAGGTATCACTGACAAATCTGAAACCAAATTTTTTGGTTTGGGCAGAATATAAGCAAAAGTAGGGGTTTTCTCTGCTATAGCTAACAGGTACAGCATGAGATTTTTATAGTTTTTTCAGACACACAGATTAGATCAGAATTGATTCATAACAAAGATTCTGAATTTCTGCACTGACAGAATTTCATCTTAAAATACTGAAGGTGCAGAAGTACTGCAGTTCTATGTGAATTCCTTTTCTCCATTGTTTTAACAGGAATTTATCTGAACAGGCAACTGTTGATGCAACAAAATATAGTATCTAAATTCAGAGTACTTCCAGCAACACCTGCTTCAAAGATTAAATACTCACAAGAAGTTTCTTTTTAAGGCCAGTTAAATTGTGCAGTAAACCACATATGCAATAAAACCATTTTCTATTAATCGCTGTCTCATTTAGCATTATTCACACGTACCATTTTTCAAAAGTACTTCACTTTCTGCTAACAATCATTCAGTTACATACTTATTATTAGCCTTACAAATCCAGTTTCACTGGTTTCTTACTGACAGCAAAGGCACATACATAAGCAATTCTGTGGGATATAGAACACTCTCAGGACTGCTGATGAACAGCAGTGCCAACACTTGGGGAGCACTACGGTGTAGTAAAGGTATTTGAGAACTCACATGtacatttttacagcattttaaactCATCAGTTTTTCACATTATTATGCCCTACCATTCTAAATCATCACTCATATCAGCTTTCTGTCACCACTCAATGTTATGAACCATGGAAGTGTAAAAGAGTGAGGAAAACTTACTGTCTTGGATGTAGCACTACTGCTCTTACAGATTTCTTGTGATTTGTTAAAGTAACACGAGTTTTTCCTGCCACTAAATCCCAGAGCCGTATGGTAGTATCATGACTgcctgcaatgaaaataaaaaaaatcatagaaaccATTATATTGATtctatcatcattattattttggTAAGGCAGCCAAAAGTTTATATGTGAAAAATATTGTTAACGTTTGTTACAAAAATATGATAATAATACCACCTCAGACAAAGAAAGATGCTGGGTTGTAATAGTCAAAAAATGCAGAAGATGCATCTACAGTGAGAATGCAGAAAATGCAAGTTTCAATACATATTACAACAAAAAACGCGAACACCAGAAACAACGGAAGTGCAGAAAAACATTCAAACGCTGCATAGCCcattttcaacagaaaactaataagagaaaataaacaaagataatgctATAAAGCTCACATAATTACTGAACAAACACATTCATGATTATGTTTTACAATCACGTTACTTATGAAACCATGCCCATTATACCTGTAATAATTTGTGGTTCTGCAGCCTGGCATTTCACTGTCGCTACTGCATTTGTGTGTCCTGATAACGTGTGCACACTGGCTTTTGTCCTCACATCCCAAATCTATGAATTCACAGTAAATAAGTCACAGAGGTCAGTAACAGATGTGTATTCAATGTATTTTAGGCACTGTCATTGATTACACGAATTCCTTGCCATAGTTCTACAGATTTAACCATGGTgtttaggttggtttttttcatccaACAATTAATCACACAACTGCCTCAGTTGGCAAATTTCAAGGGAAGCAGGGAGCCTGCCACTGAATTTCTAGACATACAGATAACTTAAAGCCACCATAAAACCACACCATCTTCTAAATACAACACAGCAATCCTATATATACTACATAGTCTACCTAcgaaattaagaaataaaacagtctCCCGAAGTGACACTGCGTTTTTGTGTATTCAGGCTTCAGTATTTATCAACAAAGGAAGATAAAGTTAACACAGATCATCTTAGTATTTTCATCTTGATTCATGTTAACTTTTGGTAAGTATCCACTTTTACAAATAGAAGATGTTGAAACACACCAACATATCAACATGTTAAAACGTAACGATGCTCTACTTACTCGTGCTGTTGAATCTCTGCTACATGTTACCAGTACATCTATTGTTGGATGCAAGTCTAAACCATAGACAGCACTTAGATGACCATGGTAATGTCTGATAACCTAGATGAACAAAAAATGCTAATGAACAAAAAACACTAACTGGATGTTTGAAAGAATATTCtaaatgctttgattttaatatttGCCACCATCAAATAATTCCAATCAAAGAAACTACAGCTTACCTTATTGTATTCAAGATCCCAGCATTTCACTTGTTTGTCTTCTCCACAAGAAAAGAGGTATGGACTTCTTGCACTTACTATTACCCCTCGTACAGTACTAATGTGTCCCGTCAAAGACAATTTCAATTTGCCACTAGCAAGGTCCCAAATCTGCATCAAAACAGGTATTTTGAGGTAAACAGGTAAAAGGTACACATTGATAGTCTGGGTAAGCAGCCCAGATGTAACTGATCCTGctgcattttaaactaaaaattacaATAACACTTTGCCCTCCAGCTCCTGCCATGTAATAAATGAAATCTCAAGAAGTAATACTCCACAAATCCTTTATGACAAGAAAAAATGTTCTGTAGTTCATTATTCTGCAAGCAGTAACCAAGAAATTGTTTCCAAGGgctgaagactttttttaaataagacaatCAAAAACCCACCCCGGCAAACTTTGTCAGTGATTTCTTCTAA comes from the Chroicocephalus ridibundus chromosome 5, bChrRid1.1, whole genome shotgun sequence genome and includes:
- the PLRG1 gene encoding pleiotropic regulator 1 produces the protein MVEEVQKHSVHTLVFRSLKRTHDMFVADNAKPIPLDEESHKVKMAVKLRTEYGSVLHMPTLKENLREKGGPNTGDPYGHKQYSGNQGQELEYMITGTHPYPPGPGVALTADTKVQRMPSESAAQSLAVALPASQSRLDANRTAAGVGDIYRHAGISERSQPPGMSVAMVEAGGNKNSALMAKKAPTMPKPQWHPPWKLYRVISGHLGWVRCIAVEPGNQWFVTGSADRTIKIWDLASGKLKLSLTGHISTVRGVIVSARSPYLFSCGEDKQVKCWDLEYNKVIRHYHGHLSAVYGLDLHPTIDVLVTCSRDSTARIWDVRTKASVHTLSGHTNAVATVKCQAAEPQIITGSHDTTIRLWDLVAGKTRVTLTNHKKSVRAVVLHPRHYTFASGSPDNIKQWKFPDGNFIQNLSGHNAIINTLAVNSDGVLVSGADNGTMHLWDWRTGYNFQRVHAAVQPGSLDSESGIFACVFDQSESRLLTAEADKTIKVYKEDDTATEETHPVNWKPEIIKRKRF